In a single window of the Balaenoptera acutorostrata chromosome 3, mBalAcu1.1, whole genome shotgun sequence genome:
- the GSKIP gene encoding GSK3B-interacting protein: METDCNPMELSSVSAFEEDAELNGFEGTDMKDMRLEAEAVVNDVLFAVNTMFVSKTLRCADDVAYIDVETRERKRYCLELTEAGLRVVGYAFDQVDDHLQTPYHETVYSLLDTLSPAYREAFGNALLQRLEALKRDGQS, from the exons ATGGAAACAGACTGTAATCCCATGGAGCTGAGCAGTGTGTCAGCATTTGAAGAAGATGCAGAGCTTAATGGCTTTGAAGGAACTGATATGAAAGACATGAGGCTGGAAGCTGAAGCAGTTGTAAATGATGTTCTCTTTGCTGTTAACACCATGTTTGTCTCAAAAACCCTGCGCTGTGCAGACGACGTGGCCTATATCGATGTGGaaacaagagaaaggaagagatacTGCCTGGAGCTCACTGAGGCCGGGCTCAGG GTGGTAGGTTATGCTTTCGACCAGGTGGATGATCATTTACAGACTCCCTACCATGAAACAGTCTACTCCTTGTTGGATACACTCAGCCCTGCCTACCGGGAAGCATTTGGAAATGCACTCCTTCAAAGACTGGAAGCTTTGAAAAGGGATGGACAGTCATGA